GAAACGGAATTTTTTAGCTTAATGCCGACCGATAAACATGGGATAAAGTGGAGAGAAGCAAAGGAAGATTTTGGAATTCGCTACTGTTGCATGGCTCTAGGACTGATGCCAAACTTCTTGCGAAAAGCCGTGCTAAATGCACAGAGATTTGTATAACCTACCCTGTGCGCGATCGCGGTAACTGACAATCTATTTTCTAGAAGCAGCGATCGCGCCTGTTCTAAACGATATTGATGCAGGTATCCAAAAACCGTCGTGCCAAACACTTCCCGAAACCCGCGTTTGAGAGTGCAGTCATTCAGTCCCACCTGTCGCGCTAATGCCATCAGAGAGGGAGGATTATCTACCTGCTGAGTTAAAATTTTCTTTGCTTGATAAAGGCGATCGATCTCATCAGATGGACGTTGGCGAGGAGAGGGTTTGGGGGGAGAATTAGCTGCGATCGTTTGTTCCAACCACAGAGCCAACACTTCTATCGATTTGCTTTCTAGATACATTTGCTTGACTGTCCCCCGATACGGACAATTCAAGATTTGCTGCAATGCCACCTGCATCGCTGGGGTAATGGTTTGAATTGGCGAATAAAATACGTCTGGCTCACCCTGAATGATGCGCCGTAAGTCAGTGGAAAGAAACTCGACGCGATCGCTTTCCCCGGAGTCCCTGCTCAAACCGATGATTGACCGTAATAAATCGAGCTTAAGATGAATATCCACTTCTAGAGTAGGTTCTCTTGCCAACAATACCGTCTCCTTGTGTCCTGGGGTATGTGTTCCCAGTAAATAGTGCTGTTTTCCAGTCACATAAGATTCTCCCCAGTATCTGGAAATAGACGATAGATTGAAGACAAACTCCAGATATTCATGATCTTCAGACTGTCTTTGGGTGAGGATCAAATCATTGTGAAACTCATAACGATGCAGGGTTAGCTCGATCCCATTCCTCAAAGCAATATCCCGCTTATAGCCAGTGGCAAACTGCGATGGACAAGCTGCGATTCTGTCGCTCGCATCCTCTAAATCGGCTAAACGAGCTTGTTGTCGGCTCTTTTTCCAAAGCCCCTCCCAAGTTGAGTAGGGAAGTCTGGTATGGCACCTCTTTGAGAATGTCGTCATTGAATTCTGAGTCATGTCAACAGGAATCTTTAATATTTTTGAAATTTATTATCAATAAAATCTTTTAGACGATCGGCCCCTAATTTTTTATTTCCAGGGAAAAACGAACTCAGTGAAGTTCTCGAACCTCTAAATCAAACCTTCAGACCTCAAAATATCCATAGCCGATCTTCTCGGTCAACTCGTTCCGGGTTTAGATATACCGACTCAAAGCATTATCGGTCGTTTCAGTTTTGTCACATAGAATTGACAATTACTTTCAATAAGCATACTATAATTCTAGACTGTATCAATAAATCCTCGATTCTTATCTATGGATGCTTCAGAAGACCGTTCGTCCGGCAAATGGCGGCGGAGATCGAGCATTCTGAGATATCGCATCGTTTTGACCGTTCTCATGGTTGCAATGAGTCTGGTTTTGACGATCGCGGTATCCATTTCAGCAGGCTCTGTGTCGCTCAGTCCCATTGAATTGTGGCAAGCTTTGCTTCATCAAGGCGAACCCATCAATCAAACCATCTTTTGGCAATTGCGCCTCCCTAGAGTCGCCGCAGCCCTGAGCGTGGGAGCCGCTTTGGGTGCGTCAGGAGCCTTGCTGCAAGGAATGTTGCGTAACTCCCTCGCCACTCCCTCTCTGTTGGGAATTCCTTCGGGGGCGGGATTTGTCATTATCGTGTTGGTGAGTTTGAGCAAGCCCCAAGGGTGGTTTCCTCTCCTCGCTTGGGTGGGGGCGATTGTTGCCACCGTCCTGGTTTACCTCTTAGCCAAACGGGGAAATCAAATTGCCATTGAGCGTCTAATTTTAGGCGGGGTGGCGATTTCTTCCTTATTGGGAGCGATTCAAACCGTTCTAATTTTATGGCTGGAGGATGGGCGCATCCAACAAGCTCTCAATTGGATTGTGGGCAGTTTGAACGGGCGAGGATGGGCGGAGGTGAGGGTGGCATCGCCTTATATTGCCGTTGCGATTTTAATGGCTTGTGGGTTGGCGCGATCGCTCAACGTGTTGAGTTTGGGGGACGAACTGGCTGAAGGGCTGGGGACTTCCTTGGCGCGATCGCGCATTTTCATTGGTGGAACCGCAGCCTTACTCGCCGCAGGAGCCGTTAGCATTGCGGGTTTGGTGGGTTTCGTAGACCTGATCGTTCCCCACGGCATTCGCTTGTTAATCGGCAACAACGACCATCGCTGGGTCATCCCGCTTTCCGCAGCAGGGGGCGCACTGGTTCTCACTTTCGCCGACTTGCTCTCCCGCCTCGGTTCGGTGGAGTTACCCGTTGGCGCAGTCACCGCCCTTCTCGGTTCTCCCCTATTCATCGCCTTACTCTATCGTTCCTCAGCAACAAACAGCGAATAATGCCCCTAGAATCTCACAACCTTAGCGGTGGCTATACGTCTCATCCCGTTGTTTCAAACATTAATCTCACCCTGGAATCCGGTGAGTGGTTGAGCTTGGTGGGAGCCAATGGTTCGGGGAAATCGACCCTGCTCAAACTGCTCTCTCGCCTGCTATTCCCCAGTCAGGGACGCATTCTACTCGATGGAAAGGTTATTCATCGCCTCCCCGCGGTTGAGGTGGCAAAAAAACTGGCAATTTTACCCCAACAGCAAACCATTCCCAAGGGGCTAACCGTCTGGCAATTAGTGAGTTTGGGAAGAACGCCGCACCAATCTTGGTGGCAGTGGGATTTAGATCGCCAAGATCGTCAAAAGGTTGAAGAAGCGTTGATCCAGACGCAATTGGAAGGTTTTCGCGATCGCGCGATCTCTGAACTCTCTGGAGGGGAACGCCAACGGGCATTTCTCGCCCTCGCCCTCGCCCAAAATCCCAGAGTCCTGCTGTTGGACGAACCCACCACCTTTCTAGATATTAACTATCAATTGCAACTGCTCGAATTGTTGCGAAAACTTAACCAAGAACGCCAACTGACCATTGTCACCGTACTGCACGATATCAATCTCGCGGCGCGTTATAGCGATCGCATGGCGTTACTCAAACAAGGTCGCCTTTACGCTGTCGGCACGGTAGAGGAAATTTTAACCCCTCGCGCGATCGCGCAAGTCTTCGGCGTAAATGTCGCAATCCTGCAAACTCCCGTAGGGCGGCAAATTTGCCCCCTCAGTTCAGTCCCTATGTCCCCTCAAGAAAATTGCGAAAAATCCCATGAAATTCTCTTTTGATCCCTATTGTTCCCGAATCAGCCCAATTTTAAAGCTTATTGCCTGTCAGCCTCGCAATATTTGGCTTTACGTTCTGCTGTTTTCACCATTCCTCATCAGTTCTACTGCTCGTGCGATTCCTTTAGAGGAAACCCAGCACATTCCCCAGTTACAAGAGATCGATTTTCCCGAAACGAGCGCCGAATTGCTTACGCAAGACTTGCCGACTTTTGAGGAGAGTCCAGAAGAGGAAATTGAAGAGGAAACGGAAGAGGAGGAAGAGGAAGAACAAGAAACCAATCCCAGCGAAATCTTTATTGACCCCGAAGCAGACCTAATCTTCACCATTACTGGAACTCGCACCCTACGCCCCTTGCGGCAATCTCCTGCCACCATCACCGTCATTGAATTCGACGAGATCGAAACCAACCTCGTCCAAGACTTAGACGATCTCATTCGCTACGAACCGGGAGTATCC
This genomic interval from Lusitaniella coriacea LEGE 07157 contains the following:
- a CDS encoding helix-turn-helix transcriptional regulator, whose protein sequence is MTTFSKRCHTRLPYSTWEGLWKKSRQQARLADLEDASDRIAACPSQFATGYKRDIALRNGIELTLHRYEFHNDLILTQRQSEDHEYLEFVFNLSSISRYWGESYVTGKQHYLLGTHTPGHKETVLLAREPTLEVDIHLKLDLLRSIIGLSRDSGESDRVEFLSTDLRRIIQGEPDVFYSPIQTITPAMQVALQQILNCPYRGTVKQMYLESKSIEVLALWLEQTIAANSPPKPSPRQRPSDEIDRLYQAKKILTQQVDNPPSLMALARQVGLNDCTLKRGFREVFGTTVFGYLHQYRLEQARSLLLENRLSVTAIAHRVGYTNLCAFSTAFRKKFGISPRAMQQ
- a CDS encoding FecCD family ABC transporter permease; protein product: MDASEDRSSGKWRRRSSILRYRIVLTVLMVAMSLVLTIAVSISAGSVSLSPIELWQALLHQGEPINQTIFWQLRLPRVAAALSVGAALGASGALLQGMLRNSLATPSLLGIPSGAGFVIIVLVSLSKPQGWFPLLAWVGAIVATVLVYLLAKRGNQIAIERLILGGVAISSLLGAIQTVLILWLEDGRIQQALNWIVGSLNGRGWAEVRVASPYIAVAILMACGLARSLNVLSLGDELAEGLGTSLARSRIFIGGTAALLAAGAVSIAGLVGFVDLIVPHGIRLLIGNNDHRWVIPLSAAGGALVLTFADLLSRLGSVELPVGAVTALLGSPLFIALLYRSSATNSE
- a CDS encoding ABC transporter ATP-binding protein, with translation MPLESHNLSGGYTSHPVVSNINLTLESGEWLSLVGANGSGKSTLLKLLSRLLFPSQGRILLDGKVIHRLPAVEVAKKLAILPQQQTIPKGLTVWQLVSLGRTPHQSWWQWDLDRQDRQKVEEALIQTQLEGFRDRAISELSGGERQRAFLALALAQNPRVLLLDEPTTFLDINYQLQLLELLRKLNQERQLTIVTVLHDINLAARYSDRMALLKQGRLYAVGTVEEILTPRAIAQVFGVNVAILQTPVGRQICPLSSVPMSPQENCEKSHEILF